In one Watersipora subatra chromosome 6, tzWatSuba1.1, whole genome shotgun sequence genomic region, the following are encoded:
- the LOC137398442 gene encoding uncharacterized protein — MIQNKWPIPKNYRPKISLPTNWKLLSGLVADQLEKHVSHYMTSAQKGIGRNTRGAKHQLLVDRTICQDGMKRYTNLAMAWIGYKKAYDSIPHCWKLECLSMHNVHPALVAFIKMSMTK; from the coding sequence atgATTCAAAACAAGTggccgattcccaagaactatcgaccaaaAATAAGCTTGCCCACTAACTGGAAGCTGCTCTCAGGATTAGTTGCAGACCAACTGGAAAAGCAcgtgagtcactatatgaccagtgctcagaaaggaattgggcgcaacacccgaggagcaaaacatcagttactggtggatcgaaCGATCTGTCAAGACGGCATGAAAAGGTATACCAATCTTGCTATGGCTTGGATTggctacaaaaaggcctatgactcaattcctcATTGTTGGaaacttgagtgcctcagtatgcacaatgttcaccctgctcttgtggcattcatcaagatgtcaatgaccaaatga